In one Culex quinquefasciatus strain JHB chromosome 2, VPISU_Cqui_1.0_pri_paternal, whole genome shotgun sequence genomic region, the following are encoded:
- the LOC6036877 gene encoding spectrin beta chain isoform X5 — MTTDISVVRWDPSQGPGQEYIDEFEYDGGNSSSRLFERSRIKALAEERESVQKKTFTKWVNSHLVRVNSRIGDLYVDMRDGKNLIKLLEVLSGERLPRPTKGKMRIHCLENVDKALQFLRDQRVHLENIGSHDIVDGNASLNLGLIWTIILRFQIQDITIEETDNKETKSAKDALLLWCQMKTAGYHNVNVRNFTTSWRDGLAFNAIIHKHRPDLIQFDKLTKNNPIQNLNNAFNVAEEKLGLTKLLDAEDVFVEHPDEKSIITYVVTYYHYFSKLKQETVQGKRIGKVVGIAMDNDRMINEYESLTSELLKWIEVTIVQLGDRQFANSLVGVQQQLAQFSNYRTVEKPPKFVEKGNLEVLLFTLQSKMRANNQKPYTPKEGKMISDINKAWERLEKSEHERELALREELIRQEKLEQLAARFNRKATMRETWLSENQRLVSTDNFGFDLAAVEAAAKKHEAIETDIFAYEERVQAVVAVCNELEAEKYHDIERIAARKENVLRLWNYLLELLRARRMRLEFSIQLQQNFQEMIYILDSMEEIKQRLLTDDYGKHLMGVEDLLQKHSLVEADINVLGERVKQVVQNSQKFLGDEEGGYKPCDPAIIVDRVQRLEDAYAELCKLAVERRSRLEESRKLWQFYWDMADEENWIKEKEQIVSTDEIGHDLTTVNLLLSKHKALEKEINSHEQQLMAVSTVGDELVRQGHFGADRIDERLKEILVMWNNLLDLNVSRRKRLENAVDYFQLFADADDIDNWMLDALRLVSSEDVGRDEANVQSLLKKHKDVADELKNYAETIEQLHTQAQNLTLTEPEQQKVQERLAAIDARYKELMELAKLRKQRLLDALSLYKLISESDGVEQWIGEKERMLQTMVPGKDIEDVEIMKHRYDGFDKEMNANASRVAVVNQLARQLLHVEHPNSEEIIEKQNHLNQAWSKLREQAEGKRDDLKSAHGVQTFYIECRETISWIEDKKRILTETDSLQMDLTGVMTLQRRLSGMERDLAAIQAKLTALESEADAIEGDHPEEAALIRERVAQIQVIWEQLTQMLKERDSKLEEAGDLHRFLRDLDHFQAWLTKTQTDVASEDTPTSLPEAEKLLNQHQSIREEIDNYTEDYTKMMEYGEGLTSEPTQTEDPQYMFLRERLRALKDGWEELHQMWENRQVLLSQSLDQQLFNRDARQAEVLLSQQEHVLSKDDTPVNLEQAENQLKRHEAFLTTMEANDEKINTIVQVSDQLAEKQHFDSDKIGKRAESIAHRRDDNRNRAIELHEKLKNQVKLHEFLQDIEELTEWVQEKYITAQDDTYRSAKTVHSKWTRHQAFEAEIAANKERLHEAQKAAQELMVEKPEFKEIIEPKLTDLAKNFDELETSTKEKGELLFDAKREVIVQQSADDIDSWMDDLEKQIINTDTGNDLTSVNILMQKQQVIQTQMAVKARQVEELEKQTEVLTKTAPQDVLEPIVEKKTAVNARFEKIKAPLLERQRQLEKKKEAFQFRRDVEEEKLWIDEKMPLANSEENGNSLFNVHVLKKKHQSLNTEIDNHEPRIMTICNNGQKLIDEGHEDASQFADLISQLTQKWQELKDSIDNRHKQLDQSEKVQQYFFDAAEAESWMSEQELYMMVEDRGKDEISAQNLMKKHETLEQSVEDYADTIRQLGETARQLTTEQHAYSDQVSVKQSQLDKLYAGLKDLAGERRARLDEALQLFMLNREVDDLEQWIAERELVAGSHELGQDYDHITLLWERFNEFAQDTAAVGSERVAKANGIADDLIHAGHSDSATIAEWKDGLNESWQDLLELIETRKAMLAASRELHKFFHDCKDVLGRIIEKQHGVSDELGRDAGSVSTLQRKHQNFIQDLMTLHSQVQQIQEESSKLQAAYAGEKAREITNREHEVLAAWANLQGMCDARKNKLADTGDLFKFFNMVRTLMLWMEDVVRQMNTSEKPRDVSGVELLMNNHQSLKAEIDTREDNFSACLALGKELLARNHYASADIKERLLQLTNSRNALLHRWEERWENLQLILEVYQFARDAAVAEAWLIAQEPYLMSTELGHTIDEVENLIKKHEAFEKSAAAQEERFSALERLTTFELKEMKRRQEAAEEAERQRLQAEAEAKAAAEAEAEAARQAEAAARDQADAPGSPHSTKELESVTMRATSPVEKERPISQPDRPSPGGTDEGAQEGILTRKHEWESTTKKASNRSWDKVYCVARNGRLTFFKDQKSAKLVPEQTFRGEPPLELKGARIEIATDYTKKKHVFRIKLSNGAEFLQQCHDDLEMNQWVTALKAQCELDASGEGRSLTLPASSQKDEQKRRSFFTLKKN, encoded by the exons ATGACGACCGACATCTCGGTGGTACGGTGGGATCCTAGTCAGGGTCCCGGCCAGGAGTACATTGACGAATTCGAATACGACGGAGGCAACTCCAGTTCACGCCTTTTCGAGCGATCACGAATCAAAGCTTTAGCGG AGGAGCGTGAAAGTGTCCAGAAAAAGACGTTCACAAAATGGGTCAACTCGCACCTGGTGCGGGTCAACAGCCGAATAGGCGACCTGTACGTCGACATGCGGGACGGCAAAAACCTCATCAAACTGTTGGAAGTATTATCCGGCGAGCGTTTGCCCCGCCCGACCAAGGGCAAGATGCGAATTCACTGCCTCGAGAACGTAGATAAGGCGCTGCAGTTCCTACGCGACCAGCGGGTCCATCTGGAGAACATTGGCTCACACGACATCGTGGACGGCAACGCGAGCCTTAACCTCGGTCTCATCTGGACCATCATCCTGCGATTCCAG ATCCAAGATATCACCATCGAGGAGACCGACAACAAGGAGACCAAGTCCGCCAAGGATGCGCTGCTGCTGTGGTGTCAGATGAAGACCGCCGGCTACCACAACGTGAACGTGCGCAACTTCACGACCTCGTGGCGGGACGGGTTGGCCTTCAACGCCATCATCCACAAGCATCGTCCGGATCTGATCCAGTTCGACAAGCTGACCAAGAACAACCCAATCCAGAACCTGAACAACGCGTTCAACGTGGCCGAGGAGAAGCTCGGTCTGACGAAGCTGCTCGACGCGGAGGACGTGTTCGTCGAGCATCCGGACGAAAAGTCCATCATCACCTACGTCGTCACGTACTATCACTACTTTAGCAAGCTGAAGCAGGAGACGGTGCAGGGCAAGCGTATCGGCAAGGTGGTCGGCATCGCGATGGACAACGACCGCATGATCAACGAGTACGAATCGCTGACGAGCGAGCTGCTCAAGTGGATCGAAGTGACGATCGTGCAGCTCGGAGACCGACAGTTTGCCAACTCGCTGGTCGGCGTTCAGCAGCAGCTGGCGCAGTTCTCCAACTACCGCACCGTCGAGAAACCGCCCAAGTTTGTCGAGAAGGGAAACCTCGAGGTTCTGCTGTTCACACTCCAGTCCAAGATGCGGGCCAACAACCAGAAGCCGTACACGCCGAAGGAGGGCAAGATGATTTCCGACATCAACAAGGCGTGGGAACGCCTCGAAAAATCCGAACACGAGCGTGAACTCGCCCTCCGCGAGGAACTCATCCGCCAGGAGAAGCTCGAACAGCTTGCCGCCCGGTTCAACCGCAAGGCCACCATGCGAGAGACCTGGCTGTCGGAGAACCAGCGTCTGGTCAGCACGGACAACTTTGGGTTCGATTTGGCCGCCGTGGAAGCCGCCGCCAAGAAGCACGAGGCCATCGAGACCGACATCTTCGCGTACGAGGAACGCGTCCAGGCCGTGGTTGCCGTTTGCAACGAGCTCGAGGCTGAAAAGTACCACGACATTGAGAGAATCGCCGCTCGCAAGGAGAACGTCCTGCGTCTGTGGAACTATCTGCTAGAACTGCTACGAGCCCGACGAATGCGCTTGGAGTTCTCCATCCAGCTGCAACAAAACTTCCAGGAGATGATCTACATTCTGGACTCGATGGAGGAGATCAAGCAGCGTCTGCTGACCGACGATTACGGCAAGCATTTGATGGGTGTCGAAGACCTACTTCAGAAGCACTCGCTGGTTGAGGCCGACATCAACGTGCTGGGCGAACGCGTCAAGCAGGTCGTCCAGAACTCGCAGAAATTCCTCGGAGACGAAGAAGGAGGCTACAAACCGTGCGATCCGGCCATCATCGTTGATCGCGTCCAGCGTCTGGAGGATGCTTACGCCGAACTGTGCAAACTGGCCGTCGAGCGTCGTTCCCGGCTGGAAGAGAGCCGCAAGCTGTGGCAGTTCTACTGGGACATGGCCGACGAGGAGAACTGGATCAAGGAGAAGGAACAGATTGTTTCAACCGACGAGATTGGTCACGACTTGACCACCGTCAATCTGCTGCTGTCCAAGCACAAGGCCCTGGAGAAGGAGATCAACTCGCACGAGCAGCAACTGATGGCGGTTAGCACCGTCGGTGACGAACTGGTCCGCCAGGGTCACTTCGGTGCCGATCGCATCGACGAGCGACTCAAGGAGATCCTGGTCATGTGGAACAACCTGCTTGACCTTAACGTTTCCCGCCGTAAGCGTTTGGAGAACGCCGTCGACTACTTCCAACTGTTTGCCGATGCTGACGATATCGACAACTGGATGCTGGACGCGCTGCGTCTCGTGTCTTCCGAGGACGTTGGCCGTGACGAGGCTAACGTGCAGAGTCTGCTGAAGAAGCACAAGGACGTTGCCGATGAGCTGAAGAACTACGCCGAAACAATCGAACAGCTGCACACGCAAGCCCAGAACCTAACCCTGACCGAACCGGAGCAGCAAAAGGTCCAGGAACGTCTCGCCGCCATCGATGCCCGCTACAAGGAACTCATGGAACTGGCCAAACTGCGCAAACAGCGTCTGCTCGATGCGCTCAGCTTGTACAAGCTCATTTCCGAGAGCGACGGCGTCGAGCAATGGATCGGTGAAAAGGAACGCATGCTCCAAACCATGGTTCCTGGCAAGGACATCGAGGATGTGGAAATCATGAAGCACCGATACGATGGCTTTGACAAGGAGATGAACGCCAACGCGTCGCGTGTCGCAGTCGTCAACCAACTTGCTCGCCAGCTGCTGCATGTTGAACACCCGAACTCGGAGGAAATCATCGAGAAGCAGAACCATCTGAACCAGGCATGGTCGAAGCTGCGCGAGCAGGCTGAGGGCAAACGCGATGACCTTAAATCTGCCCACGGCGTGCAGACCTTCTACATTGAGTGCCGCGAGACAATCTCTTGGATCGAGGACAAGAAGCGAATCCTCACCGAAACCGACAGCCTCCAGATGGACCTTACGGGCGTCATGACCCTGCAGCGTCGTCTGAGCGGCATGGAACGCGATCTCGCCGCCATTCAGGCCAAGCTGACCGCTCTGGAAAGCGAGGCCGATGCCATCGAGGGTGATCATCCGGAAGAAGCCGCCCTGATCCGCGAGCGTGTTGCCCAAATCCAGGTCATCTGGGAACAGTTGACGCAGATGCTGAAGGAACGCGACTCCAAGTTGGAGGAAGCCGGCGATCTGCACCGTTTCCTGCGCGATCTGGACCACTTCCAGGCCTGGTTGACCAAGACACAGACGGATGTCGCTTCCGAGGACACGCCGACGTCGCTGCCGGAGGCTGAGAAGCTGCTGAACCAACACCAGAGCATCCGCGAGGAAATTGACAACTACACCGAGGATTACACCAAGATGATGGAGTACGGCGAGGGACTCACTTCGGAGCCCACTCAGACCGAAGATCCGCAGTACATGTTCCTGCGTGAGCGTCTCCGTGCTCTGAAGGACGGCTGGGAGGAGCTGCACCAGATGTGGGAGAACCGCCAGGTGCTCCTGTCGCAAAGCCTCGATCAGCAGCTGTTCAACCGTGATGCCCGCCAGGCCGAGGTTCTGCTTAGCCAGCAAGAACACGTTCTCAGCAAGGACGATACTCCGGTCAACCTGGAGCAGGCCGAGAATCAGCTGAAGCGTCACGAAGCGTTCCTCACCACGATGGAAGCCAACGACGAAAAGATCAACACGATCGTCCAGGTGTCGGATCAGCTGGCCGAGAAGCAGCACTTTGACTCCGACAAGATTGGAAAGCGTGCCGAAAGTATCGCTCATCGTCGTGACGACAACCGCAACCGCGCGATTGAACTGCACGAGAAGCTAAAGAACCAGGTCAAGTTGCATGAGTTCCTGCAGGACATTGAAGAGCTGACCGAATGGGTCCAGGAGAAGTACATTACCGCCCAGGATGATACCTACCGCAGCGCCAAAACTGTCCACAGCAAATGGACTCGCCACCAGGCCTTCGAGGCCGAAATTGCCGCCAACAAGGAGCGTCTGCACGAAGCCCAGAAGGCCGCCCAAGAGCTCATGGTTGAGAAGCCAGAATTCAAGGAAATCATCGAACCCAAGTTGACAGATTTGGCCAAGAACTTTGACGAGCTGGAGACGAGCACCAAGGAGAAGGGAGAGCTGCTGTTCGACGCCAAGCGTGAAGTTATCGTTCAACAGAGCGCCGACGATATTGATTCCTGGATGGACGACCTTGAGAAGCAGATCATCAACACGGACACGGGTAATGATTTGACCTCGGTGAACATCTTGATGCAGAAGCAACAGGTCATCCAGACCCAGATGGCCGTCAAGGCACGCCAAGTGGAGGAACTGGAGAAGCAGACCGAAGTGCTGACCAAGACCGCCCCGCAGGACGTGCTGGAACCAATTGTGGAGAAGAAGACAGCCGTGAACGCTCGATTTGAGAAGATCAAGGCACCGCTGCTTGAACGCCAGCGTCAGCTGGAGAAGAAGAAGGAAGCCTTCCAGTTCCGTCGTGACGTCGAGGAAGAAAAGTTGTGGATCGACGAGAAGATGCCGCTGGCAAACTCGGAGGAGAACGGCAACTCGCTGTTCAACGTGCACGTGTTGAAGAAGAAGCACCAGTCGCTGAACACCGAGATCGATAACCACGAGCCGAGGATTATGACGATTTGCAACAACGGACAGAAGCTGATCGACGAAGGACACGAGGATGCTTCCCAGTTTGCTGACTTGATCAGTCAGTTGACGCAAAAGTGGCAGGAGCTGAAGGACTCTATCGACAACCGTCACAAGCAGCTGGATCAGTCGGAGAAGGTGCAGCAGTACTTCTTCGATGCGGCCGAAGCGGAATCGTGGATGAGCGAACAGGAGCTGTACATGATGGTGGAGGATCGTGGAAAGGACGAAATTTCCGCCCAGAACCTGATGAAGAAGCACGAAACGTTGGAGCAGTCTGTTGAGGACTACGCCGATACTATTCGGCAGCTGGGAGAAACTGCGCGTCAGTTGACTACGGAACAGCACGCTTACAGCGATCAGGTCTCGGTGAAACAGTCTCAGCTGGACAAATTGTACGCTGGATTGAAGGACCTCGCGGGAGAACGCCGTGCCCGTCTGGATGAAGCTCTGCAGCTGTTTATGCTGAACCGTGAAGTTGACGACCTGGAGCAATGGATTGCCGAGCGTGAGTTGGTCGCTGGATCGCACGAGCTGGGCCAGGACTACGACCACATTACGCTGCTCTGGGAACGGTTCAACGAGTTTGCCCAGGACACGGCTGCGGTCGGAAGCGAGCGAGTGGCCAAGGCCAACGGCATTGCTGACGATCTGATTCACGCCGGACACTCGGACAGTGCAACGATAGCGGAATGGAAGGACGGATTGAACGAGTCGTGGCAAGACCTGCTGGAGCTGATTGAAACCAGGAAGGCAATGTTGGCTGCCTCGCGCGAACTGCACAAATTCTTCCACGACTGCAAGGACGTTCTGGGACGCATCATCGAGAAGCAGCATGGAGTCTCGGATGAGCTGGGTCGCGATGCCGGATCGGTGTCGACACTTCAGCGTAAACACCAGAACTTTATCCAGGACCTTATGACGCTCCATTCGCAAGTGCAACAGATTCAGGAAGAATCATCGAAGCTTCAGGCCGCTTACGCCGGCGAGAAGGCTCGGGAGATCACGAACCGCGAACACGAAGTGCTCGCCGCGTGGGCCAACCTGCAGGGCATGTGTGACGCACGGAAAAACAAACTCGCCGACACCGGAGACCTGTTCAAGTTCTTCAACATGGTTCGCACGCTGATGCTGTGGATGGAGGACGTCGTCCGGCAGATGAACACCTCGGAGAAGCCACGCGACGTTTCCGGCGTCGAGCTGCTGATGAACAACCATCAGAGCTTGAAGGCCGAAATCGACACCCGCGAGGACAACTTCTCCGCGTGTCTCGCCCTCGGTAAGGAACTGCTCGCCCGGAATCACTACGCTTCGGCCGACATTAAGGAACGCCTGCTCCAGCTGACCAACAGCAGAAACGCGCTGCTGCACCGGTGGGAGGAACGCTGGGAGAATCTGCAACTGA TTCTGGAAGTGTATCAGTTTGCCCGTGACGCCGCCGTCGCCGAGGCTTGGTTGATCGCGCAGGAGCCGTACCTGATGTCTACGGAGCTCGGCCACACGATCGACGAGGTCGAGAACCTGATCAAGAAGCACGAGGCGTTCGAGAAGTCCGCCGCAGCACAAGAGGAACGTTTCAGCGCTTTGGAGCGATTGACAACG TTTGAGCTCAAAGAAATGAAACGTCGCCAGGAGGCAGCGGAAGAGGCTGAACGTCAGCGTTTGCAGGCGGAAGCGGAGGCAAAGGCCGCGGCGGAAGCCGAAGCAGAGGCGGCACGGCAAGCGGAAGCGGCCGCGCGAGACCAGGCCGATGCGCCCGGATCGCCACATTCCACGAAGGAGCTGGAATCAG TCACTATGCGCGCAACTTCACCTGTAGAAAAAGAAAGACCTATTTCCCAGCCAG ATCGTCCCAGCCCCGGAGGAACCGATGAGGGCGCCCAGGAAGGTATCCTCACCCGGAAGCACGAGTGGGAGTCTACGACGAAGAAGGCATCGAACCGGTCATGGGATAAG GTTTACTGCGTGGCCCGTAACGGTCGCCTGACGTTCTTCAAGGACCAGAAGTCGGCCAAACTCGTCCCGGAGCAGACGTTCCGCGGGGAACCGCCGCTAGAGCTGAAGGGAGCGCGCATCGAAATTGCCACTGACTACACCAAGAAGAAGCATGTGTTCAGAATAAA GCTGTCGAACGGCGCCGAATTCCTGCAGCAGTGTCACGACGACCTCGAGATGAACCAATGGGTAACTGCTTTGAAAGCCCAGTGCGAGCTTGACGCTAGCGGTGAAGGCCGTTCGTTAACGTTGCCAGCCTCATCACAGAAAGATGAACAAAAGAGACGGTCATTCTTTACACTGAAGAAAAA TTAA